A window of the Mus musculus strain C57BL/6J chromosome 18, GRCm38.p6 C57BL/6J genome harbors these coding sequences:
- the Wnt8a gene encoding protein Wnt-8a precursor — translation MGHLLMLWVAAGMCYPALGASAWSVNNFLITRPKAYLTYTASVALGAQIGIEECKFQFAWERWNCPEHAFQFSTHNRLRAATRETSFIHAIRSAAIMYAVTKNCSMGDLENCGCDESQNGKTGGHGWIWGGCSDNVEFGEKISRLFVDSLEKGKDARALVNLHNNRAGRLAVRASTKRTCKCHGISGSCSIQTCWLQLADFRQMGNYLKAKYDRALKIEMDKRQLRAGNRAEGRWALTEAFLPSTEAELIFLEGSPDYCNRNASLSIQGTEGRECLQNARSASRREQRSCGRLCTECGLQVEERRAEAVSSCDCNFQWCCTVKCGQCRRVVSRYYCTRPVGSARPRGRGKDSAW, via the exons ATGGGACACTTGTTAATGCTGTGGGTGGCTGCGGGCATGTGCTATCCAGCCCTGGGTGCTTCTGCCTG GTCAGTGAACAACTTCCTGATAACCCGTCCCAAG GCCTATCTGACCTACACCGCCAGTGTGGCCTTGGGAGCTCAGATTGGCATCGAAGAGTGTAAGTTCCAGTTTGCCTGGGAACGGTGGAATTGTCCTGAGCATGCTTTTCAGTTTTCAACCCACAACAGGCTGCGAGCTG CCACGAGAGAGACATCCTTCATTCATGCCATCCGCTCTGCTGCCATCATGTACGCAGTCACCAAGAACTGCAGCATGGGTGACTTGGAAAACTGCGGCTGTGACGAGTCACAAAATGGAAAAACAG GTGGCCATGGCTGGATCTGGGGAGGCTGCAGCGACAACGTGGAGTTCGGGGAAAAAATCTCCAGACTCTTCGTGGACAGTTTGGAGAAAGGGAAGGATGCCAGAGCCCTGGTGAACCTTCACAACAACAGGGCCGGCAGACTG gCAGTGAGGGCCTCCACGAAAAGGACCTGCAAGTGTCATGGCATCTCAGGAAGCTGCAGCATCCAGACGTGTTGGCTGCAGCTGGCTGACTTCCGGCAGATGGGAAATTACCTAAAGGCCAAGTATGACCGCGCGCTGAAAATTGAGATGGACAAGCGCCAGCTAAGGGCTGGCAACAGAGCCGAGGGCCGCTGGGCTCTCACGGAGGCCTTCCTTCCCAGCACAGAGGCTGAGCTGATCTTCTTAGAGGGGTCTCCTGACTACTGCAACCGCAACGCCAGCCTGAGCATCCAGGGCACAGAGGGGAGGGAGTGCCTGCAGAATGCCCGCAGTGCTTCCCGGCGGGAGCAGCGCAGCTGTGGGCGCCTGTGCACGGAGTGCGGGCTGcaggtggaggagaggagagcagaggccgTGAGCAGCTGTGACTGCAACTTTCAGTGGTGTTGCACTGTCAAGTGTGGCCAGTGCAGGCGTGTGGTGAGCAGATACTACTGCACACGCCCTGTAGGTAGTGCCAGGCCCCGGGGCAGGGGCAAGGACAGTGCCTGGTAA